One Triticum dicoccoides isolate Atlit2015 ecotype Zavitan chromosome 5B, WEW_v2.0, whole genome shotgun sequence genomic window carries:
- the LOC119305111 gene encoding uncharacterized protein LOC119305111 has product MAFPACVQCGTRENPCRCKFIGPTLGFVAFLVTGVIEWPVGAVVYLFRHRKGRRIMGHPSRVVYPRVSRAIPI; this is encoded by the coding sequence ATGGCGTTCCCGGCGTGCGTGCAGTGCGGGACCAGGGAGAACCCGTGCCGGTGCAAGTTCATCGGGCCGACGCTGGGGTTCGTGGCCTTCCTTGTCACCGGCGTCATAGAGTGGCCAGTGGGCGCGGTGGTGTACCTGTTCCGCCACCGCAAGGGCCGCCGCATCATGGGACACCCATCCAGGGTCGTCTACCCGCGCGTCTCCAGGGCCATCCCCATCTAA